AATTTGTTGTTTCACCTATTGTGTTGCAGATTGCGCAAGGGATATGTGACAATTCTTTGACAGAAGTTGTGCGAGGTTGGGACCGTAACAAGCCATTTTATGTTGCACCTGCCATAGACCCTCTTACGTGGAATAATCCTTTGACAAGACAATATCGCAAAAGATGCGATGAACTTGGCATTAATATCATCGATCCCTCTCCACGGGGTGAAATGGCTGACCCTACTGAAATTTCTTACATTGTCAAAATCTCTAATGAAGAGATTTGGGactaatgttttttttagttaaacGAATCACTCAACAACTTATTTTGAgtgttttagtatttttctttttgtttgtaaagaaagaaaaatgttcaaAGTTAGAAAAGTGATACAAAGCATTGATGTTTAGTTTAGTGTGAAAGTAATAATGTCTTACATATGTACACACAATGGTggctaaatttttttatcattgttttgattgatattttttatttatttaatgctTAACAACTTTATTCGATGACTTCACTTTTGttattacttgtttttttttccaattatatattttttaattattgcattATTTGTaagttgttaaatatattttaaaattttacttttatcaacttatttctaattattattcaaatatatatatatatatatatatatatatatatatatatatatatatatatatatatatgataattctCATTTGTTTTTTCAGTTCTAAACGTGTATTTAGATGATATTTAACtagttaagttaaatttaatgaaaattaaaaaaaatactctaatttttaattcaagttGAGTTTCAAGTGTATTTtccttctaataaaaatatcaaacattgatataattttcaacaaaagaaaatgaaaatcgaTATCTTAAATAGAAGCTACGTGGTAAGCACCTGCTCTTCctaaatagaatatttttaggCATTTctaataagattttttaattaaattaaatttatttttaaaatttgtagtaGTATTTTAGTTTAAAGATTAAACGTCCTAGATAATTTATACatcctaaaaaaaaatcaaacatttgaTGTATACATTGGTCCCTCCAGTTGTACGCGGTTTCATGGAATTTAGAGAATTGTTTTTacgaatattttattttcagatatTAATAAATTACACAAAGCATCGTACAACTTAATAGTCACAAAACACCTCTTCTGACACTAATCGCCACTCAATACCGTCAATGGCGCCACTTATCGCGGCGCAACTCGCGGTCTTCGCCCTCTTCGTCACCGCCGTCTCCACTGCCACAACTGGGTACCACAACCACACCGTTGGCGGCGCCGCCGGGTGGTCCTTCAACTCCACTACCAATACAACAGCCACTAACTACACTTCCTGGGCTTCGAATCAAACCTTCGACCTTGGCGATTATCTCAGTAAGAAAACTCAATCTccacttttcttttcattacaTTATCATTGCACATTTAGAACACGAATGCGTTAAACACAATTAAGTTATATTGTTCTATTGCCTCCAAAACGGAGGCAAATGAATTGAAAGTAGATCCATCCAATGTAGAAATTCAACGCGAATTTCAACTTTCTAGGAAGTCAATCGGGAAAACCTAATTCAACTTTTTGTGTTCTTGCTTTTTTTGTGTGGttaatttctagttttcaaTACGAACTCCAACCAAACGGTGGTTCAGACTTACAACAAGACGACCTATCTGAACTGCACCGCTGACGATACCGACAATGGTACCTTCGTGTACGACAGCGGTAGCAGTAGTTTCGGCGAATCGTTGACCATCGCCGTGCCGTTGACAATAGTTGGACAAAACTACTTTTTCTCCGACTCCAGCGATGGCGTGCAGTGCCAGCACGGTTTGGCCTTCGAAATCGACGTCCAGAACGGCGCCGGCTTGCCACCGAACCTCAACCAGCCGCCTCCGCCGCCGTACCAGGAGCCTCCCGGTCCCGACGCCGCTCAGTCTCCACCGATTACGGTAGCGCAGTCTCCCACTGGCGGCGCGTTCGGGGGCCGCGTTGACATGCGCTTCACGGTTTATGTTTTGGGTGCAGCGGTACTGCTGCTGCTGCAGTTTCAGTGAGGAAAATGTCAACTTCGGTGGAGACCCAGCATTGGATGATTATTTTTACAGCTCAGAAAGTTGAGTCGTTTTTACCGATGATCTTTTCATTTGGTTTATTTGTacgttttaatattattgatatttattatttttcatgatGGTTTACATTTTACAGTATTATAAATGATAACATCCTGTACTTTTTTGAGAGAAGTTTATGTTGGGATTTTGTTGCGGGAAACAGAATAATCATATTTTCTGGCCAATGGCCAAAGGAaacatgaagtgacatttcgaGAAGACGAATTTTAAAGGTAGATAATCCAAATGAAACtaatttatgatgaaaaaatatCATACTATTCTATaactttcagaaaatttatgtAAACATTTTGAAGCGTATTTTAACCAAgggaacaaatttttttattcctataaattataatattgtaatttcgatattttagaagtgataattgattgtaattgtaaaaatatagatatttggttattttaatattaaattaatttaaataaataaaaaatttataaatgacttttgttattttaaagcgtgttattttttaaagttatatgatttttctttaagttttcgTTTTGTTCGTTTGATTAAAGATTCAAAATCATACTAGtgaattgttattttgttagtGAAATCTTTGATTTAAGATATGTAATTAGAAAAAGCAATCTCTTATGTTTGAtctattttaggtttttttttattgtgaaaaatatttttatttgtagtttTGATTTGATCTTGGAATAAAACAAGGGATATTGTTTGTTGATGTATATGTGTATGGATGTTTGTATATTAATGCTATGAGTGTCTAAAATTACTACGTTATGGTTTCtgtattgaatgaatttttttatgagatAATGGTTAGTAAGGATGAAGTAAAGTGTGATTTGTTTGAGAGAAAGGAATTTCATGGAGAAATTTCACTTGTTGTGTAATGTACACATTGGTGTGGGAGTTCAAGTGTTGGAGGTTATCGTGTTGCTCTAATAACCATTCAAACTCAGCTAAAGTAGAATGAGGTATGTGGTGAGAGGTGTGGAAGCTTCTACTCTAAGGGGTTTACCTTGGCCATAGATGTTAATGGACCAACCTTATGTGTAGTAGGGTGAAACTCATTAACAATGACTCTACATAGTAGTTAAGGTCACCACAAGTGCAAGACCTCCCGAGATTCGACATCAATGCTTGTATATGGACAATTGCATCTTTTATAGTTTTCCCTTGTAAATTGTGATGAATGATTGATAAAGTCTTGTACCATGAATTATATGTTCTATATATgatattgtttttgtaaattaacTTATCATCTCttgtttgtttttctgttaTGTGTTGTGTTCTTCTTTTACAATGATCACTTTATAAGTCTTAGCAAATGAGATGCAAGTGATAGAGGCACCTCTTGTGGTTAATAAGTCAACTATTTGGACGGTTGGCAATATTAGATTATGTTAAGCATAGTCTTGTAATAGAATCACAGTATAATGTACATGGGTGATATTACTATAGTCTTAAGATATGATGTGTATTAAATTATCTGTCTTTTGAATATTCATTAatgaaatatgttattttagtaGTATTACACTATTAACATGGAAAGTTACATTTATGGTATCAAAGTAGTTTGTCCTTAGGATGATGACCTATGATTTGTGGGTTTGTCGTGTTTTGTGTATAAACGAGTTTAAGTTTAGATTGTATAAATTGTTTATGAAACTAAAAGTGTCAAGATAAAAAATTGTCTTGATAGAGTGATAAGAGTGCACATTTTGGAGAGAAATCAGGGTTTGTCTACGTGTCAGGGTGGTGATGTGGCAgagactttttttaatttttttaaattaaaaaatcatttgagTCCACCTCAGCCAAATTTTTAACGTCGTCCAAAGAAGTTAATGGAATGGACTTAACTgctctaatttttcaaaatcaaagacCAAATTGATCAACTTGAAAATACAAGGACCTActtgaagaaaaacaacaaaaataaggaccaccgaatctattaaacctaaaagttTCGAGATAAAAGTGATTAACAATAGGTAATTGGTTAAAAGTAGGTTATATAATAAGTAGATGTTGATAAAGTATGaataaaaaagttgtgtttgttaGAGGGAGAGATAGAACTATAGTTTGAATTTTGTCTTCTATACCAATTCTTGTTATGTTTGCACCTTTGTGGTTTGTGTTTAATGTTTATACTGCTAGAGGAATGCAAATTCAAGGTCAACTTGACCTGTTTGCCTTTACAAAAGTTGGGTAAGGCCTTTGAGACAATCTATTGCCTTGAAGATATGAAGTCACAGTGTGTTATATATCAATGGGTGAGGAAATCTGAGTTTTAGTTTTGTAGGTTGGGAAAAGATGTTGAAGTTCAGAAGCAACGCTTTGGACTAAGGGAGCTTTAACAAAAGGTTCTTGAAATTAGATATCACAACAACTTCAAGAGGTAATGAATTTAGAGGTTAGTATAAGGGTATATATCAATGTATGATTTCATAATATGGTTTGAGTATCAACATTGGTTATACATCCTGGTTTTATATGAGGCCTGA
The DNA window shown above is from Vigna radiata var. radiata cultivar VC1973A unplaced genomic scaffold, Vradiata_ver6 scaffold_122, whole genome shotgun sequence and carries:
- the LOC106752997 gene encoding cucumber peeling cupredoxin; the encoded protein is MAPLIAAQLAVFALFVTAVSTATTGYHNHTVGGAAGWSFNSTTNTTATNYTSWASNQTFDLGDYLIFNTNSNQTVVQTYNKTTYLNCTADDTDNGTFVYDSGSSSFGESLTIAVPLTIVGQNYFFSDSSDGVQCQHGLAFEIDVQNGAGLPPNLNQPPPPPYQEPPGPDAAQSPPITVAQSPTGGAFGGRVDMRFTVYVLGAAVLLLLQFQ